The following nucleotide sequence is from Andreesenia angusta.
GATATCTCTGTATCTAGAAAAGCCCTCCTCTCTGAAGGGCCCGACTTTACGAGATTCAAGTCTTCCGGCGCAAATATAACCACGTTTATATTGCCTGAAAGCTCTGACAGTCTATTCAGTTCAAGCTTATTTATTCTCACTATCTTCTTGGCGTCTCTTTGAAACTTGAATTCCACAAATCTAGTTCCCCTTGAAGTCTCAGCTTCCACACCTATATAGGCCTTTTCTTTTTTAAAGTTTATAAGATCTCTGTCTTTTGTAACTCTGTAGGACTTTCCTATAGCAGCTATATATATGGACTCTAGCAGATTGGTTTTTCCCTGTGCGTTATTTCCTAAGAACAGATTAAGCTTAGGGCTTAAGTCTATTTTAATATTTTCATAATTCCTAAAATTTATTAAATTAACGCTTTTTACATACAAATTCAGCACTCTCCTATGCCGCTGATAGTCACTAACTTTAAATCCATTATACCATACATATTTGCGAACTTGCTATTTCACCCTATATGCTTCCTCGTAGCCCTCTACTTCAACGGTATCTCCTGATCTTATCTTCTTTCCCCTTTGAGTGACTACTATCCCATTTAATTTCACCATTTCACTTGAAATTAAATGCTTGCTCTCTCCACCTGTCTGGGCTATACCTACGTATTTCAACAATTGATCTAGCTTTATGAATTCGTCTTTTATTACCACTTCTTTCATCTCTATTCCTCCTCTGTTTACTTAATTATATATCAAAAAGAAAAAAATGCCCATAGCTTTAGCTATCGGCATTTTAAGTTTCAAACTACGCCAGCCTTACTGGAAGTACAAGGTAAGTGTAGCTTTCATCGTTCAACGGCTTCATAATGCAAGGGTTTACATTGCTTGTCAAGTAGAGCTCAATCTCTTCACTCTCTATGGCCTTTATACCGTCTAGTATATATTTAGAGTTGAATGCTATCTGTATATTGTCTCCCTCAAGCTTTATGGGAATACTCTCATATACATCTCCTATCTCGGAGTTGGATGTTATGACTACAGTGTCATCGCTTATATCTAGCTTTATCAGATTGTTTTTTCCTTCTCTTGCAAGAAGCGAAGCCCTCTCTATGGAGCTTTGGAGTTCTTTAGTGCTGACTACAGCCTTTGTCTTGTACTCACTTCTTATTATGTCTCTGTAGTTTAGGAACTGTCCCTCTAGAAGTCTTGAAGTTACAACAGTAGGGCCCGCACTGAAGATTATATGGTTCTCTGTTGTGGATATCTTTACGTCAGACTCGTCTTCATCTACTATCTTACTGACTTCAGAAAGAGTTTTGGCTGGTATTACGACTTTTATATCTTCGCTGTAGTCTATCTTCACTTTCTTAAGCGCCAGCCTGTAACCGTCTAAAGCTATTAGAGACGCTTCCGACTTTTCTATCTCCATAAGCGCTCCTGTCAGTATAGGTCTTGTCTCGTCTTGGGCTGTCGCAAATATGGTCTGCTTTATCATAGACCTTAGCAGTTCTTTTGAGATGTGGAATGACTTTTCTTCATCAAGCTCTGGAAGCTGTGGATATTCCTCGTAAGGCTGTCCCACTATGTTGAACTTTGAATTCCCACAGTTTATGTGAACATTGTTTTCCATATCGGCTTCAATAGAAATCTCCTCTGGAGGCAGCTTTCTGACTACTTCCCCAAACAACTTCGAAGTCAGTACTATGCTTCCCTCCTCGATTACGTTGCATTTGACTTTAGTTTCTATACCCAGCTCCAAGTCTGTACCTGTAAGTATAAGTTCATCGTTTATGGCTCTTAAGAGCACTCCACTCAGTATAGGCAGTGTTGATCTAGAGGATACTCCTCTCTGCACTATGCCAATAGCTTTGGACAATGTATTTTGTTGGATTGATATTTTCAATTGTGGATAACCTCCCTAGCTGTTTTTTTTGAAAAATGATAAATTAACTTAGTAATAGTAGTAGTAGGGCTTGTTGATATGTTGATAAGCCTACCTAATTGTTGCAATGAGAAGAGTAGAGCCTGTTGATTATATGTTGAAAACGAAAAAATAGCGATTCAAGTTATCAACATAATCCACTGACATATATTTAAGGCAAATATAATCAACAGGAAATCAGAAAATATAAACAAATACTGTTGATTATTCTCCCTTTATCTTCTTGACTATGTTTTCAACCCTGATTTTCAGTTCTGAATCATTTTCGAGATCTTTAGATATTTTTTCATATGCATGTATTACAGTTGTATGGTCTCTTCCTCCAAACTCCTCCCCTATTTTGGGAAGAGAGAGGTCAGTGAGTTCTCTGCACAAGTACATGGCTATCTGCCTTGGAAAAGATATGGATCTGGTTCTCTTTTTAGAGCTGAACTCCTCTATCTTAAGCTTGTAGTCATCGCCTACAACTTCCTTTATCCGCCCTACGTTCACCTCTTTAGGCTTAGATTTAGAGAGGATGTCTTTTAAAGCTTCCTCGGCAAGTTCTACAGAGATGCGTCTATTTGTAAGAGAAGAGTAGGCTACGACTCGAATGAGTGCACCTTCCAGTTCTCTTATATTTGACTTTATATTGGTGGCTATATAGAGCATGACTTCGTTGTTTACTTCGATATTTTCTAGGTTTGCTTTCTTTCTGAGTATTGCAATCCTAGTCTCTAGGTCAGGGGCTTGGATATCAGCTATTAGACCCCACTCAAACCTGGAGCGTAGTCTGTCCTCTAGCGTAGGAATCTCCTTTGGAGGCCTGTCACTTGAAATTATAATCTGTTTGTTGGCTTCATGAAGTGCGTTGAAAGTGTGGAAGAACTCCTCTTGTGTTCTCTCTTTTCCAGCTATAAACTGAATGTCGTCGACCAAAAGCACATCTACATTTCTATATCTGTTTCT
It contains:
- a CDS encoding RNA-binding S4 domain-containing protein produces the protein MKEVVIKDEFIKLDQLLKYVGIAQTGGESKHLISSEMVKLNGIVVTQRGKKIRSGDTVEVEGYEEAYRVK
- the dnaN gene encoding DNA polymerase III subunit beta; its protein translation is MKISIQQNTLSKAIGIVQRGVSSRSTLPILSGVLLRAINDELILTGTDLELGIETKVKCNVIEEGSIVLTSKLFGEVVRKLPPEEISIEADMENNVHINCGNSKFNIVGQPYEEYPQLPELDEEKSFHISKELLRSMIKQTIFATAQDETRPILTGALMEIEKSEASLIALDGYRLALKKVKIDYSEDIKVVIPAKTLSEVSKIVDEDESDVKISTTENHIIFSAGPTVVTSRLLEGQFLNYRDIIRSEYKTKAVVSTKELQSSIERASLLAREGKNNLIKLDISDDTVVITSNSEIGDVYESIPIKLEGDNIQIAFNSKYILDGIKAIESEEIELYLTSNVNPCIMKPLNDESYTYLVLPVRLA
- the dnaA gene encoding chromosomal replication initiator protein DnaA, yielding MDSNLDDIWRASLELIKTELSDVSFNTWFNTMEPLTINESEVVLGTPNEFTKKIIEDRYLILLKNAISQTTGLDYNLRLICPGEDGEIDNSAESEKPNVADYAVSQNPNLNPKYTFESFVIGNSNRFAHAASLAVAEAPAMAYNPLFIYGGVGLGKTHLMHAIGHYILSQNPKSKVVYVSSEKFTNELINSIRDDRNTEFRNRYRNVDVLLVDDIQFIAGKERTQEEFFHTFNALHEANKQIIISSDRPPKEIPTLEDRLRSRFEWGLIADIQAPDLETRIAILRKKANLENIEVNNEVMLYIATNIKSNIRELEGALIRVVAYSSLTNRRISVELAEEALKDILSKSKPKEVNVGRIKEVVGDDYKLKIEEFSSKKRTRSISFPRQIAMYLCRELTDLSLPKIGEEFGGRDHTTVIHAYEKISKDLENDSELKIRVENIVKKIKGE